A segment of the Canis lupus baileyi chromosome 21, mCanLup2.hap1, whole genome shotgun sequence genome:
cacacacacacccatggcAGAGAACAGCTGAGCCGGGAGAAGCTGAAGAAAACAGCTTTTTATTTGTTACTATAAGAACCAATTACAGAATCCGAggttaaaaaaatggacaaaagatcttTATTTCTGAGAATTGGCGTACAAAAGGCggagggggcacagggagggaagGAATAGAGAACATGGGTTGGGGTTGATGCCAGCTTAGGGGCCTCAAACTCCAATTAGGAAAGTCCGGACACCGGACAGGAAGAGAAACccccattaggaaaaaaaaaaaaaaaaaaaaggatagacatGGCAGTCATGGCAGTGCACGCCCCCCTCCCCCTACCACCACCTCCTGTCAATTtacccttcccctccccatcccgTTTTCACAAAGGgaggcaaaatttttaaaaaattaaaaaaccctcCCCCCAAAACTGTCCAAGACGACTGTGGGTCCTAACCCCCAAAACAGGTTAGGTTCCCACAGTGGGTCAAGTTCCTGCAGTGTGCCCTCCACCACCAGAAGTGGAGAAAACGTGGAAAGGGGACAGGCCTCCAAGTGGTAACACCAGAGGGCGCCCAACCCCTCCAAGGACAAACACttgctccctccctcactcctcaTTCCCTTTGCTACtagaggggaagggaggttgGATGCCCTGGGCACCCACCCTCTGGCTTTCAgccacctcccttcccccacagATGCTCAATCCTCCAGGACAATGGGCTCATTGGTGCTGGCAGGATGTGGGGGTGCAGACAGTGGGACTGGGGGCCGCACTGCAATCAGTGGTGGCTTCACTTTCAGGGGCAAGTTGGGTCGGCGGGCAGCTCGCCGCATTTCCAGATGGGTCAGAGCCTTCCGCAGGGCCCTGGCCAGGAAAAGGAGAATAGAATAAAGAAGGCTAAGGCTCTCAAGGTGAAACCCCACGTTCCACAATCCAGTTCTGCCTTCGGACCCATTCTTTCCTGACATCCCCATCCCACACCAATACTATTATCCTTACCCCCCAAAGTGGGTTCTCAACTTCTCAGCCCCTCCCATGGTGGGCTCTGTACCTGGTATCCTTTGTGGCCACAAACACCACAGGATTGGGGGCATCAGCTGGGTTTAGTTTCTGACGCTTGGCAACTGGCTGTGAGCTTGAGCGAATCCCTGAGGCAAGAGGCCTTCCATTGGCAGAAAAGGGGACCCCCGCTCCTGCCATCtggaaagggggagggggcacacAATGAGAGTGGACTCATGGATCCTTATCAGACATAAATGCCCACCCAATCAGCCTTGCCCACTCCCGCTGTTAACTCACAGTTTCATAGGCCCGTTTCACCATAATACCCCCCAGACCCCGGTTCTGGGTCAGCTGGTTTCTGTTGATTGGGGTCTTGGTACCCCGAGGTGTTTTTGGTTTCAGAGGTGCCTGGGCCActgccagattaaaaaaaataagagaaaacttaGAACTTTCATGCTTTTTATTCTCAATGTAGTTTCCCTGGGCATCCCCAAAGGCAGTGATGGTGGGAGGGATCTGGCAAGCAAGGATCACGTGAGTGTGATCTTAGCATTCACTATGGATAGCTTATGAAAACCATTATTAACATACAAAAGTACCAGCTGTTAAACTATTAAACTAAATCTCTTTGGATTTTGATGGTAAAAAGATGACTGTGAGCCTGAAACCACGTGAGCCTGAAACCACCTAACGGGTTCCTCATACCCTAACCTACCCAGATCTTTGACGATGGTTGCCAGTGGTAGCCGCACCAGAGGGTGAATCTTCAATGGAGTCTTTGCAGCCTTAGGAAGTCGAATGGAGCctgaagaacaaagaagaaaactcGAAAGGGCTTCGCTATTCAGGCCTCTCCTATGGCCAGGAGCCACATCTATTCTCCCACCCAAGCGCTGTGGCCTGGTATCCCTGTCATTAAACATCCAGAGAAACACTGGTCTCTGCTCTGCTTTCCAGCCAGAGTATCCTGACCTGCCACTAACCCCACCACTCCTGCCCTTACACTCTGCCTTGATGGCATTGGCATTGATAGGGGCATAGGGTCGTCGGGCGGCCCTCCTCGGCTGTAACAGGTCCCTGCACATGCGTCTGGCCAGTCGGGTCAGCTTTGTGGTCTGGAGCAGGAATGTTTGCCTGTTCTTAGCCAGCAGCTTGGCCCGGTTGGCGCTGGTCGTATAGGGGGAGAGACTTTGGGCTTCAGGTCTAGACAGATGACCCCTCGAGTGTGGCTCCTGAAAGAGACATGGGAAAAAGGGAGAACACAGATGGTCACTGAGGCTcccttttttctgttctctgcaaAAAGCAATTTATTCCTGCCTGAAATCTTATTTagcataagattttatttattcatgagagacacacagagagagaggcagagacacaggcagaggaagaagcagcctccctgtaaggagcctgatgtggtactcgatcccgggatcacaccctgagccaaaggcagacgctcaaccactgagtcacccaggcatccctcctgccTGAACTCTTTATCACCATCCCAACCTACCAGTCTCCAACCATCACggggcaccccctccccacccatacCCACATCAAACCATCACCATGGAAGGGGTTGGGTGCTCTGGCCTTCCCCTAAAGCTCACATCGATATGTTTACTGCTCTGCCCTGCCTGTTCCCCACCACTCCTTACTGTTGTGCCCCGAGCAGCCCCCTCAAGCTGGGTCGGGGTCTTCAGTCCCCCATATTTCTTCCAGTAGATCCAACAAGAAGCACAGAGGCGGCACTGCATGTTGGGTGGGCCCCAGGCATACCACTGGGCAGACTGTGTGGCTGTAGGAGCATGGAGAGAAGGGGGCAGTGTGGGAAAAATACTACACGAGAGTCCCTCAGGTCCTTGGGCCAGAGAGGACCtcacctcccccgcccccccccccccacccacccacaacATCCCAATCCTCCCATGGAACTCACTGTGGCAGCTCTCACAAGTCAGGCCCttctggaatccagccccatTCATGCCAGGTTTCGAGCCCACAGAGATGATCTGGTTAGGATTTGGCTTAGTACTAATGGGAACAGTGTGGGGAGAAACCAGGAACTGGTCAAGGTAGAGAATCCATTTCCATCTCATCTCTATCAACATTTGACTCTTTGATCCTGACTCCTGCCCACTGCCAGTCACTGAGcaaagcatgagttgggggagatggagggagaaaaagaaaacatgcaaacCTCCCCCACCTACCACACTTACTAGGTGGGGATATAGACTTGTTTTAGTTTGCTGTCTGCTTCAGCAGCTTTCAATCTTTTCtgcaggaaggggaaaaaaaagaaagatcaaagtATCTCTGCAGGAGGATGTCATCAACTCCCAAAGGCAGAGGTGAGAAGGAGGTCCCTGGTCCagtctgccctgccctgccctgcccagcccagcccataCCTGCTGAATATAGCGGTCTGTGGTTTTCCACATGTAGTAAAACTGGACTATGCTGGCAAGTGACTTCCAAGGCAGctaaggaggcagagggaagaaagcaGAGCTGGCATCTGGTCCCAGGTCCTGGTTCCCTTACCAGAGACGACAATCTCTTCCACTTCTCCTCCCAGCCCCATCCACTTACAAAGTCCTGGCGAATATCATTAAAATCCTTCCCATACTTCTCCAGGGCCTCCTCAAACAGCATAGCCTCTGAAGCAGACCATTCCTCCATCTCATCCCGACACAGCACCGGGCCCCCCTGGGGTACCAGGGTCGACATGGCTTTAGCCAAGTCATAGCCGTTCCTCTGCAACGTATCCATTGCATGGAACTACAAGGAAGATAGGAAACAATGCTGATGGCCTGAGCCCCTCCAACACCACAGCCTCAGAGACCCCTCCTCTCTTGTCCCCAGGCTctgcaggttccccacagagccCAGCCTGCCCAACTGCCCAGCCACATCTGCTCACCAAGGTGATATCTCGGGAAGCTGCAGCTGCACTCATGTGCAGGCTTGGCTGCCGAATGGAACTGCTACAATCTAGGGCTCTTGCAAAGGTGCCCACAGCTctgagggagagatggagaagccAAGAGGAAAAGAAGGCATGATTGGGCTGAGGAACTAAGCCAAATAAGGAAAACACCCATGCCACCCCtgccaaaaaaaacccacttccCCCCCAAAACAATCAAGTCCACCTCTGCAAATTCGATGCAAGATGTCCACACCACCCCCAGCCCATCTTTCCCATCCACCCACCCCTCACCGGGCCACCACGAGAAACTGATCAATCTGCCGGTCTGTGAGAGGGTTGTCTGGGTCCCAGACCTTCATCTCCATCTTCTGTTGGTTCCGATTATCAGATTCTCCTTGGAAACAGGGAGACGGCAACATCAGAGAAAGGTAAAGGAGGATAGTAAGTATTTTGATACTCACAATAGCACTTCGCTCCTCCttggattttataaaattttataaaatcctgCTTGGATTTTTATCACCACCTCAACTTTCAGACTTCTCTTCCCAACTGTGCCCATCTGCCCGCCTCAGGTTCCCAGGGTCCTGTCCTATCAGGGTGACAGCAGAGAGCCATGAAGACTATACAGTGTAAAACTCCACGGCATACTATTCATAGACACTACCATGTTAGATAACCCAGTAGCCATACTGGTCTGGTCTGTCGCTTACCCTCTGCCAAGCGATCTGGTATCTCAGCTTGGTATTTGCAACCAACTCTGATCTCTCCCTGATCAGCTAGAAGTGTCTTCTGCACAGGGTCAAACACCAGTGAGTAAAAAAAGCAGTCCTGGAGATGGGAAGAAAGGGTAAGCAGGCAGCAGTCCTcagaggctgggggtggtgaGGAGGATCCAGAGTTCCCAAGACAGGCGGTCAGCCAGTTGACCTGTGCCTCATCATGGTTCTACTTTCCTCTAGCCCCTTGGGACATACCCACCCCCCTCCTTCTTCTCCCAGCACCTCTTTCTCACCTCCTTTTCCAAGTATTGGCTCAAGATGTCAGTCTCATTCAGGAGCGTCACACTGCATTTCCCCCTACAGAAGAGAAGTCAGAAAACCCCGGGTGAGCTCCTCACTGCCTCTCCACAGCATCTCCAATACACCACCCCCTCCCTTGCCAGCTTCTACGGAAGTGCCTACAGGCCACAGTGGCCTTGATTGTCCTATACCGTATGTGGGTGGCTGGTAAGGATTCAAATTGCCGAGAAAGAAAAAGCTCCCGGTGCTTCAGCTGATGTCGCTGCTGCTCTGACACCCCTGGCTGCTTTGATTCCTCCTCAAACTCCCCTGGGAGATGAAGGAGGAAGAAGCCAAGTCAGAAACTAATTCAGAAAGAAGCCACCCTGGCAACTCTAACCCCGGGGAAAACATTTCCTATTCCAGCTGGTTTTCACATTCCCCAGGCATCTACCTCTCAGCCCCTAAGCCCGCCAAACTTCCCACTTAGCCCTCTCCCCATTACAGTGCTCCCAACTCCCCATCACTAATGCCTTGGGAATCGCTGCTAAGAGTACAAAGAATGCCACAAAAATGCATCCCAAACCCAGGTGCC
Coding sequences within it:
- the MTA2 gene encoding metastasis-associated protein MTA2 isoform X2 yields the protein MLKDYVYFENSSSNPYLVRRIEELNKTANGNVEAKVVCLFRRRDISSSLNSLADSNAREFEEESKQPGVSEQQRHQLKHRELFLSRQFESLPATHIRGKCSVTLLNETDILSQYLEKEDCFFYSLVFDPVQKTLLADQGEIRVGCKYQAEIPDRLAEGESDNRNQQKMEMKVWDPDNPLTDRQIDQFLVVARAVGTFARALDCSSSIRQPSLHMSAAAASRDITLFHAMDTLQRNGYDLAKAMSTLVPQGGPVLCRDEMEEWSASEAMLFEEALEKYGKDFNDIRQDFLPWKSLASIVQFYYMWKTTDRYIQQKRLKAAEADSKLKQVYIPTYTKPNPNQIISVGSKPGMNGAGFQKGLTCESCHTTQSAQWYAWGPPNMQCRLCASCWIYWKKYGGLKTPTQLEGAARGTTEPHSRGHLSRPEAQSLSPYTTSANRAKLLAKNRQTFLLQTTKLTRLARRMCRDLLQPRRAARRPYAPINANAIKAECSIRLPKAAKTPLKIHPLVRLPLATIVKDLVAQAPLKPKTPRGTKTPINRNQLTQNRGLGGIMVKRAYETMAGAGVPFSANGRPLASGIRSSSQPVAKRQKLNPADAPNPVVFVATKDTRALRKALTHLEMRRAARRPNLPLKVKPPLIAVRPPVPLSAPPHPASTNEPIVLED
- the MTA2 gene encoding metastasis-associated protein MTA2 isoform X1; translation: MAANMYRVGDYVYFENSSSNPYLVRRIEELNKTANGNVEAKVVCLFRRRDISSSLNSLADSNAREFEEESKQPGVSEQQRHQLKHRELFLSRQFESLPATHIRGKCSVTLLNETDILSQYLEKEDCFFYSLVFDPVQKTLLADQGEIRVGCKYQAEIPDRLAEGESDNRNQQKMEMKVWDPDNPLTDRQIDQFLVVARAVGTFARALDCSSSIRQPSLHMSAAAASRDITLFHAMDTLQRNGYDLAKAMSTLVPQGGPVLCRDEMEEWSASEAMLFEEALEKYGKDFNDIRQDFLPWKSLASIVQFYYMWKTTDRYIQQKRLKAAEADSKLKQVYIPTYTKPNPNQIISVGSKPGMNGAGFQKGLTCESCHTTQSAQWYAWGPPNMQCRLCASCWIYWKKYGGLKTPTQLEGAARGTTEPHSRGHLSRPEAQSLSPYTTSANRAKLLAKNRQTFLLQTTKLTRLARRMCRDLLQPRRAARRPYAPINANAIKAECSIRLPKAAKTPLKIHPLVRLPLATIVKDLVAQAPLKPKTPRGTKTPINRNQLTQNRGLGGIMVKRAYETMAGAGVPFSANGRPLASGIRSSSQPVAKRQKLNPADAPNPVVFVATKDTRALRKALTHLEMRRAARRPNLPLKVKPPLIAVRPPVPLSAPPHPASTNEPIVLED